Proteins co-encoded in one Cydia splendana chromosome 11, ilCydSple1.2, whole genome shotgun sequence genomic window:
- the LOC134794920 gene encoding uncharacterized protein LOC134794920, producing the protein MSPGRGGAGGGPSPMETETAKTTTKRRNKDVSDTEVTSCKQKMTYIQSRRGLFKDHNPIYEDLTKREYPVLLQSASNELTHKVPLDILKVNGILKEITGVQYVKAAGNFFVKVYFGCAKDANAFLLNKPLLQANTWKATIPYDSIECQGIIRAPVDLSEETLLEDLKASCMILGVKRFTKKQDNGQYKPLPTVLVTFMASSRPDHVIYNHIWMPVQEYIRPLLQCFRCYKFGHGSGACKSTQVCSICSAGHFYKECTTPSDFKCSNCSGPHSAVSYTCPVKAEKNAQIKNKINGKFSYATAAAVAVTPNSSNNLNSKISKTPAKTPHGRAMIADIINSDIVLNAITKTILELMKKKEVKNTSSGPMPISSQMIKELLVTSFTT; encoded by the coding sequence ATGAGCCCAGGACGCGGGGGTGCGGGCGGCGGCCCCTCCCCCATGGAAACAGAAACCGCCAAAACTACAACAAAACGAAGAAATAAAGATGTTTCCGATACAGAAGTCACTTCATGTAAGCAAAAAATGACATACATACAAAGTCGTCGCGGTCTCTTCAAAGACCACAACCCCATATATGAAGATTTGACTAAAAGAGAGTACCCCGTACTACTGCAATCTGCTTCAAATGAACTGACTCATAAAGTCCCCTTGGACATCCTCAAAGTGAATGGAATATTAAAAGAGATTACTGGGGTGCAATATGTAAAGGCGGCGGGTAACTTTTTTGTCAAAGTTTATTTCGGATGTGCCAAGGATGCAAATGCATTTTTGCTAAACAAACCACTACTACAAGCAAATACTTGGAAGGCAACAATCCCATATGACAGTATAGAGTGCCAAGGAATTATCCGTGCTCCTGTGGATCTAAGTGAAGAGACATTGCTCGAGGACTTGAAAGCGAGTTGTATGATTCTTGGTGTTAAGCGCTTTACCAAAAAACAGGACAATGGGCAATACAAACCACTCCCAACCGTCCTGGTTACATTTATGGCCTCGTCTAGACCTGACCATGTGATCTACAATCATATATGGATGCCAGTACAGGAATACATCAGACCCCTGCTTCAGTGCTTCAGATGTTATAAGTTTGGACATGGCAGCGGAGCTTGCAAAAGCACTCAAGTATGTTCCATTTGTTCGGCGGGACATTTTTATAAGGAATGTACCACACCATCGGACTTCAAGTGCTCAAACTGTAGTGGACCCCATTCGGCAGTTTCTTATACCTGTCCAGTTAAGGCAGAAAAAAATGCACAAATTAAGAACAAAATAAATGGCAAATTCTCTTATGCAACTGCAGCTGCAGTAGCTGTAACACCTAATAGCAGTAATAATCTAAACAGCAAGATTTCAAAAACTCCTGCTAAAACACCTCACGGACGTGCTATGATTGCTGACATTATTAATTCTGATATTGTTCTTAATGCAATCACCAAAACAATTTTAGAATTAATGAAGAAAAAAGAAGTCAAAAATACTTCCTCTGGTCCTATGCCAATATCATCCCAAATGATTAAGGAGCTGCTTGTAACAAGTTTTACTACTTAA
- the LOC134794776 gene encoding uncharacterized protein LOC134794776, which yields MRDVVVELVKFESKYDFLEFLEDKTDFVKLYTDGSKTKDRTSFAFFDSFLNIGKVFECSSYFSIFSAEVLGIIYALEHIHYNYITENKFLILSDSMSALQALKNKCISASVNYLIYKLRSCLSSLLYRNITVEFCWVPGHSGIFGNELVDKLAKSTENIQVCDLKVPQSDLVPFVKELMIRRWNNSWSKSKEVKGKWLAEIVPAPSTKSWFEYQRKYVERAFITTMCRLRIGHARFPAHLFRLELSDSAVCAHCNFNVCDLDHIFFHCPAFNLQRLLFVAMCTDTGLQVLPNSVQGLLKYKQLYPVIYEFVLHTIGSL from the coding sequence ATGCGAGACGTGGTTGTTGAACTGGTCAAATTTGAATCGAAATATGACTTTTTGGAGTTTCTTGAAGATAAGactgattttgttaaattatataCTGACGGCTCTAAAACTAAAGATAGGACCAGTTTTGCATTTTTTGACTCCTTTTTGAACATAGGAAAAGTTTTCGAATGTAGtagttatttttcaatattttcggCTGAAGTATTAGGCATAATTTACGCTTTAGAACAtattcattataattatataactgAGAATAAGTTTTTAATTCTATCTGATTCCATGAGCGCTTTACAAgcacttaaaaataaatgtataagTGCATCTGTAAATTACTTAATTTATAAGTTAAGAAGTTGTTTAAGTTCTTTATTATATAGAAATATTACTGTTGAATTTTGCTGGGTTCCGGGACATTCAGGAATTTTTGGTAACGAACTTGTAGATAAGCTTGCCAAATCCACAGAAAATATCCAAGTTTGTGATTTAAAAGTACCTCAGTCCGATTTAGTGCCTTTTGTAAAAGAACTTATGATTAGACGGTGGAACAACTCGTGGTCTAAATCCAAAGAAGTCAAAGGGAAATGGCTAGCTGAAATAGTCCCAGCACCTAGCACCAAGTCGTGGTTTGAAtaccaaagaaaatatgtagaAAGGGCATTTATTACAACTATGTGTAGATTGCGTATTGGTCATGCTCGTTTTCCTGCACATCTCTTTAGATTAGAGCTAAGTGATTCTGCTGTTTGTGCacattgtaattttaatgtatgtGATCTTGATCATATTTTTTTCCATTGTCCTGCATTTAATTTACAAAGGCTACTGTTTGTTGCCATGTGTACGGATACAGGTTTGCAAGTCCTGCCAAACTCCGTACAGGGTCTTTTGAAATATAAACAATTATATCCTGTAATCTATGAATTTGTTCTTCACACTATTGGcagtttgtaa